The Plasmodium chabaudi chabaudi strain AS genome assembly, chromosome: 14 genome contains the following window.
ATCATGCTAAAATCGGTATCACCATTATTTTCGAAATttgtgttattattattatcatcaaaTTCATAGTTtgttttacttttatttcgATTTTCATCGTTATTTCCATTACCCATATCATCACCTGCCTCTTCATCCTCGTCGCCTTCCATTTCATCTTCATCCCATTTAATTCTTCTGAAGATTAAACGTTTGTATCTTTCTATTGATATATGTTTTCCTTCgacaattataaaattataaagaacAGTCATTACAAATACGCCTGTCAAATGTAGTTGTTGagcatttatattaatcttaaaaatatgttttttattatttacttttgttatatatataactaaaacttcattttcttcatctgGATTTGATTTCCATttgttgattttttttttacttttttcttctggttttaattttctttcttGATTTTGTTGAAAATGTCTTAATTCTCTTTCCTTCATCTGTTCTCTTACTTGTAGTTCAATTCTTGATGGTTGTGCAACGGCACTATTTCCTAGAACCCTCATcaaatttgataatttcattttagGGGGAGGTGGAGGAATTAAACCAATTCGTATTTTATCTTGTTTTtctctttctttttcttgtcgttttctttttcttaatttttttcgttcTAAGGGCGTTAAAAACATATGAGGCGTATTTAATGATTCATCTTTTTTCTCTGCATTTAATGGAACCGGAtgttctatatattttgttattcttttcaaatttattttatataaggcattattaattattaattcaGAGTTTTCTAAAACAAGTATTTTGCTATTCTCACATTTTTCTAGTTCCTTATTAACTTCAAACAGTGTTTGTCTCGAAAATACATTTTCACTTTCTTCactattttcttcttcgtcattaatatttttattattccaaTTATCTATTTGTTCGCTAATATATTCGTCTAAATTTTCCTTATCCTCGacctttttaaatattacgGTATCCCATTTTTCATcaatatcatatttatcagATTCAGACCATTCCTTTTGTTTtgcaaaattattaatactaTTTATGTCTATCAAGTTGgggtttatatttatatcatttctTAAAAAGTTTAATGATAGCTCTTCAAAAGATTGCcccttcttttttttctcttcaaacatttttttaatatcattatttatatttgatttactattataaaattttcttgCTGTTGCTTGttgtttaatatatgaacCTGGGACTATAAAGTTTaaagcattttttttttttttgatcgcattatcatttttattattattttttattcgaGGGTCAAACCATTTTGAATCTTCAATTATTTCAT
Protein-coding sequences here:
- a CDS encoding U4/U6 small nuclear ribonucleoprotein PRP3, putative — translated: MNENQKKRKSRWGEAQKKDDAEKDENDNQPVNILENLALNSKTPLINSVGNSGSISNQGIPNPVLNLPLLTSAIHLNILKATESAKLAIEKAKRANQLKDEIRNNINKIKYIPKALKFDDQGREIDDQGNVINIKPIPYSTLKVNINKLNENNILKKKEILNEDDEIIEDSKWFDPRIKNNNKNDNAIKKKKNALNFIVPGSYIKQQATARKFYNSKSNINNDIKKMFEEKKKKGQSFEELSLNFLRNDININPNLIDINSINNFAKQKEWSESDKYDIDEKWDTVIFKKVEDKENLDEYISEQIDNWNNKNINDEEENSEESENVFSRQTLFEVNKELEKCENSKILVLENSELIINNALYKINLKRITKYIEHPVPLNAEKKDESLNTPHMFLTPLERKKLRKRKRQEKEREKQDKIRIGLIPPPPPKMKLSNLMRVLGNSAVAQPSRIELQVREQMKERELRHFQQNQERKLKPEEKSKKKINKWKSNPDEENEVLVIYITKVNNKKHIFKININAQQLHLTGVFVMTVLYNFIIVEGKHISIERYKRLIFRRIKWDEDEMEGDEDEEAGDDMGNGNNDENRNKSKTNYEFDDNNNNTNFENNGDTDFSMINRERGVNCSLIWSGTTKKKNFLNWKILVAKTEMEVTEYLKEHDAMHYFHIIKKHHNVLEI